The nucleotide window gggcatgggcaggatggagatgaggatgaagacggccttcattgtAGGTGCCTCTAAatggtaagtgtaatatatattgactgtatttattgttatttatatgtatttaaaataggcaaatgcattattatccatatgtggataatagtaattttgcccattacagtactgtatgtgttagggggcggggggatgtgtgttgtttattgggggcaattgtccccaataaacatgctaatgtgccttaaccccttcattgccttagcggctatccgctaaggtaatgaagcagcattaatgtatttttagtaatagtgtgcgagagcagggggtcccctgagctgaaccgcattgatttctgcctcagagaccccctgcttcccggtttggggcatcggtgccagtgtggacgccatctttatagagcccacgtcgcgttgtggacgcaataaagatggcggcgacactggcacccgatgccccataccggggcctgtaacttgggaagcaggaggtctctgaggcagaaatcaatgcggttcagctcaggggacccccctgctcccgcacactactatttaaaatacattaatgctgcttcattaccatagcagatagccgctacggtaatgaattattgtttattgttatgtatgttttaatactagtgtagatgtgcaggggggctcctgagctgaaccgcattggtttcaggaccgaggaccccctacttcaggagatacaggcccctttatggggtgccggtatcccctgcagaatgtaaataacccggtcacgtgacgcgggagctttaaactgcaggggataccggcaccccataacggggcctgtatctcctgaagtagggggtctcggacctgaaaccaatgcggttcagctcgggagaccccctgctcatgtacactattattataatgtatttatttagtgtacgatcgcctgtaacagccttgcatggagatacagaatctccatgcaaatgttacaagcggctttttttctatcagctagcgtacgtaaaggttcagaacgctagcaggggggaaaaaagcaaaccatactctgtgggtgttttgagctattttgagcaggtacgttaaaaaatggcctcaaggccttagtgaatcgcgtccccagcttcactttttaacgaacctgcttttttgcaaaATCAGAATGCAAAGCCATttagcttagtgcatagccccctgtgtctCAAAATCAGATAAAAACCCATCAATTTTGTCTGTACCAGAAACAACCTTAATGAAGCTGTAGTGGTTAACTTGGGGAACAGCCAGCTCTCTGTTGACCAAGTGAGAGTGAGGGGTCACTTGTCCGTGAATAGCTGCCAGCATGCGAATTCGCTCATCAGTTGTAGCATTTTCCCCCCATGAGGCAAGAAGTGCTGTTAGTCCAGAGTTAATGGGTCCCGCTGGTATAGTGACAATGGGAACTGTAAGCACAATGCCCCCCGCACCCCCAAATCGAGTACTTCACCAATATCCCGGTGagcaccctctccctcccattgTCCATCTTCCCCTTCATGCTGGAATAATCTCCTGCACCCGGGGTTGAAGTGTCACCACTGCGGTTGCAATCACAAGCACCGTGCTATCAGGTACAGAAATGCTTGCTTCATGTTGCACCAGATCCTCCTCCAGTTGTGTCTTTGCCCGACCAGCCATCGGTAAGCCATATTCTTTACACTGGGCAATGAGCCGGGCACGATCCCAGGTCTGTAATCTCCTTGCTCGCTTGTCCATGCTTCACCCGCAGGCAACAAGATATGGCACAATGAGTGATTGTGTATTTTGCGTCTTTGCAAACCATGTGTATGCTATCTCACCCTTGGGGAGCTTGCAAATTCGAGTCTCCCTTATGCTATAGCACCCTGCaagatattatataatacactcaatcagatcccaccgctgccaccagaaaagtagcctgtcacgggagaccagagctCTTAACACattaatacccggatcctttgattgagccaagcgagagataaaataaattgtgatttatttacaacatgaacatacacagcttgattcatgaaataataaaaaaataacacttaCGGGGACagggcaaaacaaaataaaatgttcctGGAACGAACTTCCCAGAAGTGAAGTCTCTAGGCATAAATTCCTAGGAGCGGGGTTTGTGCACAAATAGAGCTGCGAAACAGTCCTTGGCTAGTGGCACAGCTCGCAACCACTCTTACCCCACAGAAAGTAATTTTTTCGTTCCCCACTGCAGGATTAGTTAACAAATTCTTAGTCCTTCCGAATACTGGAAACTGGTTACAAATCTTAGTTACAATGTTATAGTCTTTGTACCGCACGCTGGATGAATCTACCTCCCGATAGGCTGCACGGACTTTTAAAACCACACAAGTCCtatctgtatactgtgcagcCAATCGCTGCGTGGGAACAAATCATCCCACATATTGGCAATGTTTTCCAATAGTTCATGGAGCCAGACAGAGGCTTCAAGGTATGCTACGGGAATGCGCTAACTTCGCACCTGAGCCCCTTAGCAGCCCACTTAAGGAAGCCCACTTCCCTGGCGACATGTTGTCTACCGTTCCCAGGACATCTGGACATCTGTCAGGGAAAACCTGtttatatctccccctccccacttaatAGCCATCCCATAGCCATCTCAGCAGGATGCTTTAGAAGTTATGCATGACTAACTCTCCGGAATAGCCTGCCATATACCTTGGAATCACTGTACTTGTGAATCAAGTGTTTTCGCTGCTCCGCCCGGCCGAATGCAAATTCCTTGGCTCttacaatattaatacatttaaaagaaggGAACTTTCAATCATGAAAGTTTGTAAAACCCAACATATAACGGTTTAATGATTACCCCCAGCCACATCCACAGCAAATTTCAAAGCGCTAGGACATTCTTAGCCAGTGTTAGCTCACCACTTATACGCTATGCAGCAAGCTGCCatgttttaaaaacttttttcttttttgcggtTGGCAGCGAAACACTATTGAAATGTGCACAAGGGATACATAACTGATACATTACTTATACAATGTAACTCATGATAATTATGTGGTCCCCTTAtgcctagcgggacacacacagcacattacttatacaatgtaactcatgataattatgtggtccccttatgcctagcgggacacacacagacacattactTATACTATGTAACTCATGATAATGATGTGGTCCCCTTAtgcctagcaggacacacacagacaggttaTAATACAATTGCAGGATTGCAGCCATTGttgggctgcagaactgacaGTCTACAACCCCAATATGTTTCAGGGgtacccagccgggcataatacctttatttactggcctgggtaccccctcaccgtcacagaggCATGAGTGAGGATACATCCAGTAAAGAGTTAAAATAAAGTACTAAAGAGTTTCTCAGATGCGAGATCCCCCAAGATAAAATGTAAGAAATGTTTCCTCCTTCTCATGAGACTAAACAGAAATTAATAACTTTAATTAGTCCCCCAGAAAGGTCACAGGTGGCAGtagtgaggtatataaggcagagctgtgtgtgagtgagagagacacgcTGTGTATcatacactgactcacacacagtgTGGTCACATACATGTAAGAGATGCACATATGGCCACGTCTAATTCCTAAGAAAGGGCATGTAGAGACTATAGCAGCAGAAATCACATCCTCACCCAGCAAAGGACCagctccctccccagcacaggatgCGCTCTGGTGAGTAATGAAATACACACTTGTGAACAACTACAACACTAAAATATTATCAAACATGATTTTCACAGATTAGCAATAATGCACTTGTTAGAGTACAAGACAGGTATATTTCAGCTTTAGAAATGATCAGTTTATGGCTCTTATTCAAaatgctgtgaagctgcatgttgagaagattttagtctctgtcatttaatttgttcaattgtgttactgtgtatcctctcagcacctgtaatattgtgttactgtgtattctCTCAGCACCTTTAATATTGTTTTACCTCAGCACCTTTAATATTATTTTACTGTGTAACCTATCAGCACCtataatattgtgttactgtgtaccctctcagcacctgtaatattgtgttactgtgtattctCTCAGCACCtataatattgtgttactgtgtagcCTCTCAGCACCtataatattgtgttactgtgtatcctaTTAGCATCtataatattgtgttactgtgtacccTCTAAGCAACtttaatattgtgttactgtgtatcttCTCAGCACCTTTATTATTGTGTTACTGTGCATCCTCTCAGCGCCTTTatgattgtgttactgtgtaccctctcagcacctgtagtattgtgttactgtgtatgctCTCAACACCTTTAAtattgtgttactatgtatcctTTCAGCACCtataatattgtgttactgtgtagcctctcagcacctgtaatattgtgttactgtgaaTCCTCTCATCACCTTTAATATTGTATTACTGTGTATCCTCTCTGCACCTATAATATTGTGTCTTCTGGGTTTTCCAATGCAGGTGACTACATGGTGAACATAAGACTGCAAAATCAAACAATATCACATGAATTCTTCCTTCTTGGATTCTCTGATTTCCCAAAGCTTCGGTACATATTATTCCTGCTATTTTCCCTCATCTATCTGATGACTTTGACAGGAAACCTTCTCATTCTTGTTCTTATCCACAATGACTCCCGTCTTCACAccccaatgtatttcttccttggTAACCTGGCGTGTTTGGACGCCGGCTCttcctctgtcactgtccctcggatGCTCGCTGACTTGCTCACTGAAAAGACGTCAATTTCCCTAACAGCTTGTAGAGCTCAGGTGTTTTTCTTCCTGATTTTTGTTTGTTCTGAGGTCTTCCTGCTGGCAGTGATGTCCTATGACAGATACGTTGCCATCTGCCACCCTCTGCATTACAGTCACATCATGTCTTGGGAAGTCTGTGCCCAACTGGCATCAGTGACGTGGGCTTTTGGATTCTCCTACTCATTGATACATACACTTTGTACACACAGGTTAACCTTTTGTGGCCCAAACAACATCCAGGGCTTCTTCTGTGACCTGCCCCTCCTGTTACAGCTCTCGTGCACTGACACCTTCATAAACATACTGGTCATATTTCTTGCAGTGTTATTTATAGCATTACCTGCCTTATTAATCACTTTTATCCCATACATACACATTTTTCGTACAATACTGAGGATCCCGACcaaggaagggaaacacaaagctTTCTCTACATGTGCGTCTCACCTGTCTGTGGTCTTTATCTATTATGGAACTCTTTCATTTAAATATTTACGTCCAGCACCAAGTCACCCTGGCATTGGTGATACTCTGGTGTCTGTTATTTATACAGTTATTATACCTTTATTAAATCCCTTTATTTACAGTCTAAGAAACAAAGAGCTCAAAGGAGCACTTAGAAATACTCTGCACAAACTCTTTCACATACGAACAGACATTAGGCTGAGTTTATAGATGAGTTCTGGATTCACGTCAATGTGAGAAAGGTACAATATGTGAGGGATCTGTAGGTGCAATATACTGTGCTAGTGTTACATAAGGATTGAAGAATTCCTGAGGTTTCTTGTTGGGCAGAATGTCTCTTTTTATATATCTAAGAATGAAATATTACATGTACAATGTGGGAATAAAAGGCTTTGGATAAAGCAGGTGCGTATGGGGTTAACTAACAAGAATTAGAAGGTCCTCCGAAAGATAGTGATAAATTACTAAAAACGTCTATGGGGTAGTGATTTCTGATGTAATCAGTGAAGTCTGTGAGAAATTTATAAATGAGTGCGTAAATGCAGGTATTAGGATTGCAGCTAACAATAAACCAAATGAAGAACGGTTCATAATTTGTTGCTGAATGGACAGGGGAAAATAAATGGGGAGCTCaatataactgtgatatagtCACATTATATATAGCTCAGGGATTTTAACTGGTTCTGAGCTCTTCTTGCTGGCTGGTATGTCCTACGACAGATATGTTGCCATCTGCCACCCTCTGCATCACATTCACGTCATGTCTTGGGAAGTCTGTGCCCAACTGGTATCAGTGGTTTTGAGTCTTGGATTTTCCAGCTCATTGAACACTTTGTACATATAGGTTGATATTTTGTGGCCCAAACATCATCCAAAGCTTCTTCTGTGACCTGCCCCTCCTGTTACAGCTCTCTTGCACTGACACCTTCATAAACATCCTGGTCATACAGTATTTCTCTCACCAGCTTTTATAGGATTACTTGCCATAGTAATCACTTTtatcccatacatacacacatttcgCACAATCCTGAGGATCCCAACcaaggaagggaaacacaaacCTTTCTCCACCTGCGTGTCTCACCTGTCTGTGGTCTGTATCTATTACGGGGCTAGGGGACAGTCTTGTGCCTGTTATTTATACATTAATTACCCCTTTATTCAATCCTTTTATTtacagtctgaaaaacaaggcGCTGAAAGCATCACTAAGAAGAGCTCTGCACAAACATGCGTTCACGTCTGAACAAACATTAGGCTGAATTTTGTAGGTGGGTTATGCATTCAAGTCCAGGAGAAAATGGTATGTGAGGGTTAGGGTGGAAAGAGTATGCTAATAGGGgaaggtgtatttattttattatatgtattgtgaTAGGACAGCCTCGCGGTAGGGTCAGTAAGAGGCCAAACAATGGGTTAGGTTGTAAGCTTCAGTGGTTTATTCTCCACAAACACAACAAacattgggcacactgtccctttaagtcaaaacacaAACCATTAAAATAAAGCCTACACCACCTTGGGAGACTTACTAGACTGCACAGGTCCTAGCTACGTGGCTTGCCGGCTGAGCcagttaccagccccaaatcatacAACACAATATCagggaacaatattaaagtccttatCTGAGTGTGCTGTCCAGGCAATCCCTTTGGATATGTCAGAGTTCTGCTACCTCCTTAGGCCTTGGACGCCGGTTCCTTGGAGCAGGgcacataataaaataaataataataattctttgttcttgtaaagcgctgctagttttacatagcgctttacagagacattttgcagacacagttcctgccctgtagagcttccAATCTgtctttggtgcctgaggcacagggagataaagcagGTTgctcaaagtcacaaggagccaacaccggacattaaaccaggttcccctgcttcgaACTTCAAACTCGGTGCCAGAGTCAGTCTTTACTTTCTGAGCTGCTGCTTCAGCCTGGGGGTTTGTTCGCTCCCATGGGGATTCTATTTGATGGGTGTGACTCCCAGATGGTCACAAGACCCTGCTCCCTGCAGGCCTGGGGACCAGACCAACCAGTATCTTCCTGGTTGGGGAAAGTCTCTCTCTTTGGCAGCTCACtccctgccttttaaaccccctGTTCATTCAGGAGTGCGGTCTGTTAATTAGCTGCACCTTCAGCTAACCTCTCCAAAGGAGTTTTACTGGTTGCAAGCTGAAAAACAAACATACTGCATTACACTCCAGCATAAAGAGACAGGGACTCTGTCACAGTATCTACATGCTATTGTTTTGTACATGTATTATTTTCATATCTGGATTGGCTGTTACTTTTGATCTAGATCATTAGATTGGTTGGATTTAATTCCCGACTGCTCACTGCTTTCACGTACAGGAGATGGATTTTGTGTCAACGTGGAAGAGTTCTGCACAGAATCTGTTTCCTTCTGGGGATGTTCTTGATTGATTTCAGGTCTCCCATTTTAACTCTTTGATAGGTCTCCTCTACATTCAATACCCAATAATATATTTAAAAGTATCTGTACAAACAAGGCGTACAAATAGCAGGGCCCAAGGCTGAAAGCCGGCATTAGAGTTAAGGGAGGTTTTTGTGGTTTTCTGACCACAAGCAAATGACCACCACCTTTTGGTGCCACTGATTGTTTTATGTGAATTTTAATTTATTGCAAATTAATCACTGACTGACCATGAAAACACtccctgccttttaaaccccctGTTCATTCGGGAGTGCGGTCTGTTAATTAGCTGCACCTTCAGCTAACCTCTCCAAAGGAGTTTTACTGGTTGCAAGCTGAAAAACAAACATACTGCATTACACTCCAGCATAAAGAGACAGGGACTCTGTCACAGTATCTACATGCTATTGTTCCATTCATTAACAGGACACTTTTTTATACAAGGGATGGATTTATTGAGTTTGTGCACCAGCCCCATAGAAGGTTTCCCTGTGTTAAACATGTTGGGCGTTTGCAAAGATTTGGAGTTGAGAACATGTCTTTTTATTCACACAAGGTTGCATCCATCTAATATTGAACACATTGGTATTCATTGATAGGCAATTGAGAATGTATCTTTGTTACATTAAACTTATGTATTATTTTCATATCTGGATTGGCTGTTACTTTTGATCTAGATCATTAGATTGGTTGGATTTAATTCCCGACTGCTCACTGCTGTCACGTACAGGAGATGGATTTTGTGTCAACGTGGAAGAGTTCTGCACAGAATCTGTTTCCTTCTGGGGA belongs to Ascaphus truei isolate aAscTru1 chromosome 11, aAscTru1.hap1, whole genome shotgun sequence and includes:
- the LOC142463653 gene encoding olfactory receptor 1G1-like, which translates into the protein MRSGDYMVNIRLQNQTISHEFFLLGFSDFPKLRYILFLLFSLIYLMTLTGNLLILVLIHNDSRLHTPMYFFLGNLACLDAGSSSVTVPRMLADLLTEKTSISLTACRAQVFFFLIFVCSEVFLLAVMSYDRYVAICHPLHYSHIMSWEVCAQLASVTWAFGFSYSLIHTLCTHRLTFCGPNNIQGFFCDLPLLLQLSCTDTFINILVIFLAVLFIALPALLITFIPYIHIFRTILRIPTKEGKHKAFSTCASHLSVVFIYYGTLSFKYLRPAPSHPGIGDTLVSVIYTVIIPLLNPFIYSLRNKELKGALRNTLHKLFHIRTDIRLSL